The following coding sequences are from one Virgibacillus necropolis window:
- a CDS encoding acyl-CoA thioesterase: protein MGVVYHANYLVWFEIGRTKFIEYLGFNYADMEKSNVVSPIVDAQISFKKPIRYGEKATVETWLKHYDGLRSVYGYRILNGENDVAITGTTKHVIVKKESFRPLSLKRAFPDWHNAYKREIEGV, encoded by the coding sequence ATGGGAGTTGTGTACCACGCAAATTACCTAGTATGGTTTGAAATAGGTCGTACTAAATTTATCGAATACCTAGGTTTTAATTATGCCGATATGGAAAAAAGTAATGTTGTATCACCTATTGTTGATGCACAAATATCGTTTAAAAAGCCAATTCGTTATGGCGAAAAGGCGACGGTTGAAACTTGGCTTAAGCACTATGATGGATTGCGATCTGTTTACGGTTACCGCATTTTAAATGGGGAAAATGATGTGGCAATAACAGGAACGACGAAACATGTTATTGTTAAAAAAGAAAGTTTCCGCCCGTTATCACTAAAACGAGCATTTCCAGATTGGCATAATGCATATAAAAGAGAAATTGAAGGGGTATAA